The Lactobacillus sp. ESL0680 genome has a segment encoding these proteins:
- the dltC gene encoding D-alanine--poly(phosphoribitol) ligase subunit DltC yields the protein MDTTKEVLAILQDLTGEDLSDRMDEDIFSNGLMDSMASVQMLLSLQEKFDIDVPVSEFDRTEWDTPAKIVAKVENLENE from the coding sequence ATGGATACTACAAAAGAAGTTTTAGCAATTTTACAAGATTTAACTGGTGAAGATTTGTCAGACAGAATGGACGAAGACATTTTTTCTAATGGCTTGATGGATTCAATGGCCAGCGTGCAAATGCTGCTCAGTCTGCAAGAAAAGTTTGATATTGATGTTCCTGTTTCAGAATTTGATAGAACTGAATGGGATACGCCAGCTAAGATTGTGGCAAAGGTGGAAAATTTAGAAAATGAATAA
- a CDS encoding heavy metal translocating P-type ATPase produces MNLKRQWKFILVLVAGVIGLICQFVLKTKSLFQIGTLQFPIQTILIDIIGIMMAIFLLKEIVNDFQTGRYGVDILAVIAVVSTILIGDQWAEWMILVMMTGGETLEDYATGQADKELRSLLSNSPSIANKIVNDKLVSIDVDQLKLDDHVLIKPGEQVPVDGKVIKGTSSFDQSSLTGESVPVDKQPGDELMSGSINGSDAVEMIVTKKASDSEYQTIVSLVKSSQAQPAKFVKMADRYAVPFTVISLIIGIAAWVHSGNPVNFAEVMVVASPCPLLIAAPVALVSGMSSMSKNHIIVKSGPTLEKLATAKTFAFDKTGTLTENQLVIDAIVPSPDSKLDKETLQSYAASVEQQSSHIIANSLVDVTNKRLLKPATNIKETTGEGISGEVEKHNIKVGKLSYVAPNEKINAVNSTAVYVSIDNQYAGYITFKDQLRPESAATVARLKRQGGEHIMMLTGDHQDVADKIGNEVGVDDIRSELLPAQKIQAIKEVPEENRPVVMTGDGVNDAPSLTAADVGIAMGAKGASAASESADAVIMVNDLSKVNDAVAISKHTMKVANVDVLTAISIVIIIELIAFTGVIPAFWGAILQECVDMISISLALLAKTKPKNPKQTGLVADK; encoded by the coding sequence ATGAATTTAAAACGACAATGGAAATTTATCCTTGTACTTGTTGCTGGTGTAATTGGTCTTATCTGCCAATTCGTTTTAAAAACAAAAAGTTTATTTCAGATCGGTACTTTACAATTTCCTATTCAAACAATTTTAATCGATATTATTGGGATCATGATGGCAATTTTCTTATTAAAGGAAATTGTTAATGACTTCCAGACTGGTCGTTATGGTGTCGATATTCTCGCTGTAATTGCAGTTGTTTCAACCATTTTAATTGGTGACCAATGGGCCGAATGGATGATTTTAGTGATGATGACTGGTGGTGAAACCCTTGAAGATTATGCCACTGGTCAAGCAGATAAGGAACTACGTTCCCTATTAAGTAATTCCCCAAGTATTGCTAATAAAATTGTCAATGACAAACTTGTTTCGATTGATGTTGACCAGTTAAAACTTGATGATCACGTTTTAATTAAACCCGGTGAACAAGTTCCTGTTGACGGCAAGGTAATCAAAGGAACATCCAGTTTTGACCAATCTTCATTAACTGGTGAATCTGTTCCGGTTGATAAACAGCCCGGAGACGAACTAATGTCAGGATCAATCAATGGTAGTGACGCTGTCGAAATGATTGTTACCAAAAAGGCCAGCGATTCCGAATACCAAACAATCGTCTCCTTAGTTAAATCTTCACAGGCCCAACCAGCAAAATTTGTTAAAATGGCAGATCGTTATGCCGTGCCATTTACTGTTATCTCCTTAATTATTGGAATTGCAGCTTGGGTTCATTCGGGCAATCCGGTTAACTTCGCCGAAGTTATGGTTGTTGCCTCTCCTTGTCCATTATTAATCGCGGCGCCAGTTGCCCTAGTTTCCGGCATGAGTTCAATGTCCAAGAATCATATTATTGTTAAGTCAGGTCCAACTCTCGAAAAATTGGCTACGGCTAAGACTTTTGCCTTCGACAAAACTGGTACTTTAACAGAAAACCAATTGGTTATTGACGCAATCGTTCCTTCTCCCGATAGCAAACTTGATAAGGAAACTCTTCAAAGCTATGCTGCTAGTGTCGAACAACAATCAAGTCATATTATTGCTAATTCTTTGGTTGACGTCACAAACAAGCGGCTTTTGAAGCCTGCTACTAATATTAAAGAAACAACCGGTGAAGGAATCAGCGGCGAAGTTGAAAAGCACAACATTAAAGTCGGTAAATTAAGTTATGTTGCCCCTAATGAAAAAATTAACGCTGTTAACTCTACTGCTGTTTATGTTTCAATTGATAACCAATATGCTGGCTACATTACTTTCAAGGATCAGTTACGACCAGAAAGTGCCGCAACAGTTGCCCGCTTAAAGCGGCAAGGCGGTGAACATATCATGATGTTAACCGGTGACCATCAAGATGTTGCCGATAAGATCGGTAATGAAGTAGGTGTTGATGACATTCGCTCTGAGCTTTTGCCAGCACAAAAAATCCAGGCAATCAAAGAGGTCCCAGAAGAAAATCGCCCAGTTGTAATGACCGGTGATGGTGTTAATGATGCCCCTAGTCTAACCGCTGCCGATGTCGGTATTGCCATGGGTGCTAAAGGTGCATCAGCTGCTAGCGAAAGTGCCGATGCAGTTATTATGGTCAACGATTTATCTAAAGTTAACGATGCTGTTGCCATTTCTAAACATACAATGAAAGTAGCAAACGTTGATGTTTTGACGGCCATCAGTATTGTTATCATTATTGAATTAATCGCCTTCACAGGTGTAATACCTGCATTCTGGGGAGCTATCCTGCAGGAATGCGTCGACATGATTTCTATTAGTTTGGCATTGCTGGCCAAAACCAAACCGAAAAATCCTAAACAAACAGGTTTAGTTGCAGATAAATAA
- the dltB gene encoding D-alanyl-lipoteichoic acid biosynthesis protein DltB has translation MNFINLQPYGNPQYFIYLIIGLLPMIVSLYYGHRLKTYEVIFSLVFLFLIFDGTKWQQGVSLLIYLVFELLLTYGYLHYRKVGKNKTWVFYLAVILAIVPLALVKIQTAFPKAKIPGVLAFLGISYITFKTVQVIMEIRDGAIKEVKFGTYLRFLLFFPTISSGPIDRYRRFAKECDIAPKREQYVDDLAHAVCYLFQGFLYKFVLGWFFGTYWLPIISKSALIAGNAAGGLKLSWWLVAYMYCYSMYLFFDFAGYSLFAVAISYFMGIHTPMNFNKPFISQNIKEFWNRWHMTLSFWFRDYIYMRFTFFAMKKKLFKNRIRLSQVSYFLLFLIMGFWHGLTWYYIVYGAFHATAIIINDYWIRFKKKHKGQIPSNKFTKWFAIFLTFNVVCFSFLIFSGFLSQLWFGWK, from the coding sequence GTGAACTTCATTAACTTACAGCCTTATGGGAATCCGCAGTATTTTATTTATTTGATTATTGGTTTATTACCGATGATTGTCAGCTTGTATTATGGTCACCGACTGAAAACTTATGAGGTTATCTTCTCGTTAGTTTTTCTGTTCCTGATTTTTGATGGTACTAAGTGGCAACAAGGTGTTAGCCTACTGATTTATCTAGTGTTTGAATTACTGCTGACTTATGGTTATTTGCATTATCGCAAGGTTGGCAAAAATAAGACGTGGGTCTTTTATTTAGCGGTAATTCTGGCAATTGTTCCACTGGCACTAGTGAAAATTCAAACGGCATTTCCGAAGGCTAAAATTCCCGGTGTGCTTGCATTCTTAGGTATTTCTTATATTACCTTTAAGACCGTACAAGTCATTATGGAAATTCGCGATGGTGCAATTAAAGAAGTCAAGTTTGGGACATACCTGCGTTTTCTATTGTTCTTCCCGACGATTTCGTCAGGTCCAATTGATCGTTACCGCAGGTTTGCTAAAGAATGTGATATCGCACCAAAGCGTGAGCAATATGTCGATGATTTAGCACATGCTGTCTGCTATTTGTTCCAAGGGTTCCTTTACAAGTTTGTTTTAGGCTGGTTTTTCGGGACGTATTGGCTGCCGATTATCAGTAAATCGGCATTAATTGCCGGTAATGCTGCTGGTGGGTTAAAGCTTTCCTGGTGGCTAGTTGCTTATATGTACTGCTACAGTATGTACTTGTTCTTTGACTTTGCCGGGTACTCATTGTTTGCTGTAGCGATTTCCTACTTTATGGGAATTCATACACCAATGAACTTTAATAAGCCGTTTATTTCGCAAAATATCAAGGAATTCTGGAATCGCTGGCACATGACGCTGTCGTTCTGGTTCCGTGATTACATTTATATGCGGTTTACCTTCTTTGCAATGAAGAAGAAGCTGTTTAAAAATCGCATTAGACTGTCACAAGTGTCATACTTCCTATTATTCTTAATTATGGGCTTTTGGCACGGCTTAACGTGGTACTACATTGTTTATGGTGCATTCCACGCAACGGCAATTATTATTAACGATTATTGGATTAGATTTAAAAAGAAACATAAAGGACAAATTCCGTCGAACAAATTTACAAAATGGTTTGCAATTTTTCTAACATTTAACGTTGTTTGTTTTAGTTTCTTGATTTTCTCCGGCTTCCTTAGTCAATTATGGTTTGGCTGGAAGTAA
- a CDS encoding YdcF family protein: MMHFFQIFSSNQPFTYLTILLLFTLIVFLTAWLKEPRRLFNGILFTIFILMLGIWFTVLILATNLQILINIYIVVLALLVTVIVLMAAFSWLFFLWNAYFVWQRESHTLPNLLTLFIGLALIIVWGVVLLGPFKAAPDWLKALLYATPAVVLYLLLVAYNFLVNLALYQLVPRQYNQDYLIVLGAGLYNGETVSPLLASRINRAIQFAQKQVAKGHKMPKLIMSGGQGKDEKISEAQAMKEYALARGIAPSNILCEDKSKNTYQNMLFSAKVAAKDYGSNDYRAKFFSNNYHIFRASLFARAAGLNANGVGSYTRFYFLPNAIVREFAGILVMNKKRHLIMIALILAVFILLALLTAMGLVKI, from the coding sequence ATGATGCACTTTTTTCAAATTTTCAGTTCAAATCAGCCATTTACCTACCTAACAATTTTATTGTTATTCACATTGATTGTCTTTTTAACAGCATGGCTTAAAGAACCACGGCGGCTCTTTAATGGTATTTTATTTACCATCTTCATTTTAATGCTTGGAATTTGGTTTACCGTGCTAATCCTCGCAACTAATTTACAAATTCTAATTAATATTTATATTGTTGTGCTGGCACTTTTGGTAACCGTCATTGTTTTAATGGCCGCCTTTTCTTGGCTTTTCTTTTTATGGAATGCTTACTTTGTTTGGCAGCGTGAAAGCCACACCTTGCCTAATCTGCTAACCCTTTTTATTGGTCTTGCCTTAATTATCGTTTGGGGAGTTGTTCTGCTAGGACCATTTAAAGCCGCGCCGGATTGGCTAAAAGCCTTGCTATATGCCACACCTGCCGTTGTATTGTATCTCCTACTGGTTGCTTACAATTTTCTAGTTAATCTAGCCCTTTATCAGCTGGTACCACGGCAATATAACCAAGACTATCTCATTGTTTTAGGCGCGGGATTATATAATGGCGAAACAGTTAGCCCACTGCTTGCCAGTCGCATTAACCGAGCTATTCAATTTGCACAAAAGCAAGTCGCCAAGGGACACAAAATGCCCAAACTGATTATGTCTGGTGGCCAAGGCAAAGATGAAAAAATTTCTGAAGCTCAGGCAATGAAAGAATATGCCCTTGCCCGTGGAATTGCGCCAAGCAACATTCTCTGTGAGGACAAATCCAAAAACACCTATCAGAACATGCTCTTTTCAGCCAAAGTAGCGGCTAAGGATTATGGCAGTAACGATTATCGGGCTAAATTTTTCAGTAACAATTACCATATTTTTCGTGCTTCTCTTTTTGCTCGGGCTGCAGGACTAAATGCCAACGGCGTGGGCTCATACACTAGATTTTACTTCTTGCCTAATGCCATTGTCCGTGAATTTGCCGGGATACTAGTAATGAATAAAAAGCGACACTTGATTATGATCGCGTTAATTTTAGCAGTGTTTATTCTACTAGCACTTCTTACTGCCATGGGACTTGTTAAAATTTAA
- a CDS encoding teichoic acid D-Ala incorporation-associated protein DltX codes for MDKKEKIDSRGKRIGKFVLTTIIYCAILLALIYLYQYSGLTSVHFIYDEF; via the coding sequence ATGGATAAAAAAGAGAAAATTGATTCTCGGGGCAAACGAATAGGGAAGTTTGTTCTGACAACAATTATTTACTGCGCTATTTTGCTAGCGTTAATCTATTTGTATCAATATAGCGGCCTTACTTCGGTTCACTTTATTTACGACGAATTTTAA
- the cbpB gene encoding cyclic-di-AMP-binding protein CbpB translates to MFSPAIKHLIQEKSGAFLIPASRVAFVLDDNPLYHAFLILTRVKYSKIPVLDSQNHVVGLLSLAMITDKMMRTDEISLEPLSELKVRDVMQTDFDKINFTQTTLEVQLHLLVDNAFLPVIDDHDVFQGLLTRRKWIKAFNYIVHNFDEKYTVTPKINC, encoded by the coding sequence ATGTTCTCACCCGCAATCAAGCATTTAATTCAAGAAAAATCTGGTGCATTTCTTATTCCTGCATCAAGAGTTGCCTTTGTTTTAGATGATAATCCGCTCTACCATGCGTTTTTAATTTTAACACGAGTCAAATATTCTAAAATTCCTGTTTTAGATAGTCAGAATCACGTTGTTGGTCTTCTCAGTTTAGCAATGATTACCGATAAAATGATGAGGACCGATGAAATATCGCTTGAGCCACTATCAGAATTAAAAGTTCGCGACGTAATGCAAACGGATTTTGACAAAATCAACTTTACACAAACTACTCTAGAAGTGCAGCTGCATTTATTAGTTGATAATGCATTCTTGCCCGTTATTGACGATCATGACGTTTTTCAAGGTCTCTTAACAAGGCGCAAATGGATCAAAGCATTTAATTACATTGTTCACAATTTCGATGAAAAATATACTGTAACTCCAAAAATAAATTGCTAA
- a CDS encoding cation:proton antiporter, whose product MTFLGELILILFSSIILGQIFTRLKMPTVIGQLISGILLGPALLNWVKPSDLISLFSQFGIILLMFLAGLESDLGLLKKYFKLSFTIAAIGVILPITFIGLASYLFGMSILEAIFIGIVFSATSVSISVVVLQEQGQLHSRAGTAILGAAIVDDILAVIVLSIFTAFSHSGKNSGPTTNLFLNFALEIGYFGFIWLIYRLTPKLMQLASKMTVNHASDIAALILVLTLAWSANYVGLSDVIGAFFGGLALRQTPQHQKIEHSIDTIGYAVFIPVFFANIGLAITFSSFKQDLGFICVLTILAIISKFWAGKYSSELFGFNKNEGNIVGAGMISRGEVALIVAQLGQSSHLFPQNIYSSLIIAVVITTILSPFILNHFIKSETLFNR is encoded by the coding sequence ATGACTTTTTTGGGAGAATTAATTTTAATCTTATTTAGTTCAATCATCCTCGGACAAATATTTACACGGTTAAAGATGCCAACAGTTATCGGACAGCTGATTTCGGGAATTTTACTTGGACCCGCCCTACTTAACTGGGTCAAGCCAAGTGATTTAATCAGTCTTTTTTCACAATTCGGGATAATTTTATTAATGTTCTTAGCTGGATTAGAAAGTGATCTTGGCCTGCTTAAAAAATATTTCAAACTAAGTTTTACCATTGCTGCAATTGGCGTAATTTTGCCGATTACATTTATTGGACTGGCTAGCTATTTATTCGGCATGTCGATACTGGAAGCAATTTTTATTGGCATTGTTTTTTCTGCAACTAGTGTCTCGATTTCTGTAGTCGTCTTGCAAGAACAAGGTCAGTTGCACAGCCGCGCTGGAACAGCAATTCTGGGTGCTGCCATTGTCGACGATATCTTAGCCGTAATTGTGCTTAGCATTTTCACAGCATTCAGTCATTCAGGAAAAAACAGCGGTCCGACTACTAATCTTTTCTTAAATTTTGCCTTGGAAATTGGCTACTTTGGCTTTATCTGGCTAATCTATCGACTGACACCAAAATTAATGCAGCTTGCAAGCAAGATGACAGTTAATCATGCAAGCGACATTGCCGCACTAATTCTTGTTTTAACCCTAGCTTGGAGCGCTAATTATGTGGGGTTATCAGATGTTATCGGTGCTTTCTTTGGCGGCCTTGCTCTTAGACAAACTCCACAACACCAAAAAATCGAACACTCTATTGATACCATTGGTTACGCCGTTTTTATTCCTGTCTTTTTCGCCAATATTGGCTTAGCAATCACCTTTAGCAGTTTTAAGCAGGACTTAGGCTTCATCTGTGTGCTAACTATTTTGGCAATTATTTCTAAATTTTGGGCGGGAAAATACAGCAGTGAACTTTTTGGTTTCAATAAAAATGAAGGCAATATTGTAGGCGCAGGTATGATTTCCCGGGGTGAAGTAGCCTTAATTGTTGCCCAGCTTGGTCAAAGCAGCCATCTGTTTCCGCAGAATATTTATTCCAGCCTAATTATCGCAGTTGTTATCACTACAATTTTATCGCCATTTATTTTAAATCACTTCATTAAAAGTGAAACACTGTTTAACAGATAA
- the dltA gene encoding D-alanine--poly(phosphoribitol) ligase subunit DltA, translated as MIKDIIKKIDEIAAADPDRIAYDYLGQTNTYGDLMRRSNAWAHKIASMNIPEHSPIMIWGGQTFEMVASFLGCVKSGHAYIPIASYSNAERLVMIQEVSEAQVVLAIDDLPIIDLAQLQVIHPSDVEDGEFTIDPANFVEGDDNFYIIFTSGTSGKPKGVQISHDNLLSFVNWEMNDFALPEHPSFLVQAPYSFDLSVMSLYPALVGAGKLVVLPHDVTQNFAQLFMTMPKLQFNVWVSTPSFAQMCFLDKTFDGAHHPDLTHFLFCGEELPHTEVAMLRKKFPNSKIFNTYGPTEATVAVTQVEITDDVLAKYDRLPIGKVKEDTRITIDKSKGDEPDEGEIVIEGPSVSKGYMNNPEKTAKGFFKDPADKYMSHRSGDEGFFDGDMLFYRGRIDFQIKFNGYRIELEEINHYLGKNKFVDHGVAAPKYNKDHTVKQIVAEIELKDGVKEQYSEAEITKAIRDDLAAGLMPYMIPQRFVYREKLPVSQNGKVDIKAVIKEVNE; from the coding sequence ATGATTAAAGACATAATTAAGAAAATTGACGAGATTGCAGCAGCTGATCCAGACCGGATTGCTTATGATTATCTCGGTCAAACTAATACCTATGGCGATCTGATGCGGCGCTCTAATGCGTGGGCACACAAAATTGCGAGTATGAATATCCCAGAACATAGTCCAATTATGATCTGGGGCGGACAAACATTTGAAATGGTTGCCAGCTTTTTAGGCTGTGTTAAGTCAGGACATGCTTATATTCCAATTGCCAGTTATTCTAATGCGGAACGATTAGTGATGATTCAGGAAGTATCAGAAGCGCAAGTTGTCTTGGCAATTGATGATTTGCCGATAATTGATCTAGCTCAATTACAAGTTATTCATCCAAGTGATGTTGAAGATGGCGAGTTTACTATTGATCCAGCTAACTTTGTTGAAGGTGATGATAATTTCTACATTATCTTTACTTCTGGAACCAGTGGTAAACCAAAGGGAGTTCAAATTAGTCATGATAACTTGTTGAGCTTTGTTAATTGGGAAATGAATGACTTTGCGTTGCCTGAACATCCAAGCTTTTTGGTTCAAGCACCATACTCATTCGATCTTTCTGTCATGAGTCTGTATCCAGCACTTGTTGGTGCAGGTAAACTGGTTGTCTTGCCGCATGATGTAACCCAAAACTTTGCCCAATTATTTATGACAATGCCTAAATTGCAATTTAACGTTTGGGTATCAACGCCTTCGTTTGCACAAATGTGTTTCTTAGACAAGACATTTGATGGCGCGCACCATCCAGATTTAACGCACTTCCTATTTTGCGGCGAGGAATTGCCACATACTGAAGTAGCAATGTTGCGCAAAAAGTTTCCGAATAGTAAAATTTTCAACACTTATGGTCCAACTGAAGCAACAGTTGCCGTTACGCAAGTTGAAATTACTGACGATGTGCTAGCTAAGTATGATCGTTTGCCAATTGGTAAGGTTAAGGAAGATACGCGGATTACGATTGATAAGTCTAAGGGCGATGAACCAGATGAAGGCGAGATTGTCATCGAAGGGCCGAGTGTTTCCAAGGGATATATGAATAATCCTGAAAAAACGGCTAAGGGTTTCTTCAAGGATCCTGCTGATAAGTACATGAGTCACCGTTCTGGAGATGAAGGTTTCTTTGATGGGGATATGCTGTTTTACCGTGGCCGAATTGATTTTCAAATTAAGTTCAACGGCTATAGAATTGAGCTTGAAGAAATTAACCATTATCTTGGCAAAAATAAGTTCGTTGACCACGGTGTTGCTGCACCAAAATACAATAAGGATCACACGGTTAAGCAGATTGTTGCCGAAATCGAGTTAAAAGATGGCGTTAAAGAGCAATATTCAGAAGCAGAAATCACCAAGGCAATTAGAGATGATTTAGCTGCTGGCTTAATGCCATATATGATTCCCCAACGTTTTGTTTACCGGGAAAAATTGCCGGTTTCACAAAATGGTAAGGTAGACATTAAAGCTGTAATTAAGGAGGTTAATGAGTAG
- a CDS encoding CPBP family intramembrane glutamic endopeptidase: MKKLFNWLGNIAGIILAFASYQILECFYFLPYQLEKMLHINYAILIVLTVVATVLVVAFIFYLYQSQLKTANEWQFNQSPHWDVRRLLIMLVGLILIVVCAYSLQILLGMTKSTSANQATLDKISLQAGGLFIPMVCIIAPICEETIFRGLFFNTFFMKETRINKWLGIVCSGFVFAYMHDPSITKFIIIYWVLGCILAWVYMTTKDLRYSILTHMLYNSLPYLLNSVSLLMK; this comes from the coding sequence ATGAAAAAATTGTTTAATTGGTTGGGCAATATTGCCGGTATTATTTTGGCATTTGCCAGTTATCAAATCTTGGAGTGCTTTTACTTTTTACCATACCAATTAGAAAAAATGTTGCATATTAATTATGCAATACTCATTGTTTTGACAGTAGTTGCAACTGTTTTGGTAGTGGCTTTTATTTTTTATTTGTACCAAAGTCAGTTGAAAACAGCGAATGAGTGGCAGTTTAATCAGTCGCCGCATTGGGATGTTCGGCGTCTGTTAATTATGTTAGTAGGCCTAATTTTAATTGTGGTGTGCGCGTATTCATTACAAATTTTATTAGGAATGACGAAAAGTACGTCAGCTAATCAGGCGACGCTAGACAAAATTTCACTGCAAGCAGGAGGATTATTCATCCCGATGGTTTGCATAATTGCGCCAATTTGTGAGGAAACAATTTTTCGGGGTCTGTTTTTCAATACCTTTTTTATGAAAGAAACTAGGATAAATAAGTGGTTGGGAATTGTTTGCAGCGGCTTTGTCTTTGCCTACATGCACGACCCGAGCATTACCAAATTTATTATTATTTATTGGGTCTTGGGCTGCATTTTAGCCTGGGTTTACATGACAACTAAGGATTTGCGGTATTCGATTCTAACGCATATGTTGTATAACTCGCTGCCTTATCTGTTAAACAGTGTTTCACTTTTAATGAAGTGA